Proteins encoded together in one Bombus affinis isolate iyBomAffi1 chromosome 2, iyBomAffi1.2, whole genome shotgun sequence window:
- the LOC126924785 gene encoding uncharacterized protein CG43867 isoform X8 encodes MVQPVRTENNNSALDMESLEEMLRKLSELEQRVLEAEGRADEAEDKVRMMEERLVKGEYCLSTSGVGSPPHSLPSTSGTQNDKIEDVHCACISKLETQVEEQRQLRLQDARQVEAKAARIKEWVTNKLRELEQQNQHLREQNNKCNQQLELLRNHITNIGLKPPAPTRASLSLEVDPTLRRRSESLEGTPQTVPESVQSAVAEPQAGTKHRRHLSACGTIQRGITTTNMDSSLLSEELAAAVENLVMLPNIPGVSETSRDSGSSEAIHDYAEIYTPSREGMNWAQSAQGPRPPTPPLHRFPSWEAKIYQVADGGLGIGPPTNEESAPSTMTNTTSSSKHSQATGHNLTAHNSQGYCDISVPVYATVKGRASQIRSMPFGDSSDDSSDGEEHPNQTETNTRITNSSSDNTDSSLGSGSSPSKSVKTTSSLSPAKRSSSGSPSKSVKRDTSLESGLSEDYAIPPDALSSTSFESSMPSLLMRVSGESPKRQESLEKTGHLAKLGGKLKTWRKRWFVLKNGVLTYWKSQNDVNRKPQGQIVLDEVCRINRAEGAATFEIATGKKTYYLTADCIATMEDWIRVLQNVQRRNATKLLLSKEDNKPTIQGWLTKVKNGHAKKCWCVLIGKMFLYFKCPNDTNPIGQINMRDARVEEVEHVSDSDSEERDAEGPHERTIGIFPTHQGPTYLLMPHKQDKDNWLYHLTVVSGGGPSAGTQYEQLVQRLMETDGDPSCVLWRHPLLLHTKENITSPLTSLTSEALQTEAIKLFKACQLFMSVAVEQAGIDYHVVLAQNALQQCIDQPELQSEFICALVKQTSRHTQHRLGVQVKKAARLVSLGTARVQLLLCATQSLFTCDTQSPAANGSGENADAQSTASTSHSPPLMQGHSTSTILDCKTNPAQYVLIQGWQLLALAVSLFLPRNNRLLWYLKLHLQRNADTKTECGKYAAYCERALERTLQNGGREVKPSRMEVLSILMKNPYHHSLPHAIPVHFLNGTYQVVSFDGSTTIEEFLNTLNQEIGCRDVHQSGFTLFSDDPIEKDLEHFIDLQAKLCDIISKWETALREKGSGKFENTRVIQLTYKSRCYWRQAAKMETDRERLLLCYQINQQVVQGKFPVNRELAFELASLMAQIDFGEYNNDKARGSGPGCNPHHLVLQALDKFYPIRYRTNITAEQLRELQEKLQEKWIALKGRSVLDCVRIYLTCTRKWPFFGATLYQAKLKQAEPITVWIAVSEDSVTLLELQTMAVMCRYNYANIVTFGGCLDDFMLVACPDEGAAEQKLLFALSKPKILEITLLIADYMNALGHTLPGTPQMNTLTRNGSHRSIKSTLRPTTGSGCLPTQPDILKSTPDHQRP; translated from the exons GTACGGATGATGGAGGAGCGGCTAGTGAAGGGTGAATACTGCTTGAGCACATCCGGCGTTGGTTCTCCACCGCATTCGCTGCCGTCTACTTCCGGTACGCAGAATGACAAGATCGAGGATGTACATTGTGCCTGCATCTCGAAGCTAGAAACACAGGTCGAGGAACAG AGGCAGTTGCGGCTTCAAGACGCGAGGCAGGTCGAGGCGAAAGCCGCGAGAATAAAGGAATGGGTGACCAATAAGTTGAGGGAACTGGAACAGCAAAACCAACACCTAAGGGAACAGAACAACAAGTGCAATCAGCAGTTGGAGCTATTGAGAAATCACATAACCAATATCGGCCTGAAACCACCT GCACCCACAAGGGCATCCTTATCTCTGGAAGTTGACCCCACGTTACGCAGACGATCGGAAAGCTTGGAGGGAACACCGCAGACGGTACCGGAAAGCGTGCAAAGCGCCGTAGCGGAACCACAAGCTGGTACAAAGCACCGAAGACACCTGTCCGCCTGTGGAACTATACAACGAGGGATCACGACCACCAACATGGATTCAAG CTTGCTATCGGAGGAGCTTGCTGCTGCGGTGGAAAACTTGGTGATGTTACCGAATATACCTGGAGTCTCGGAGACGAGCAGAGACAGCGGCAGCTCGGAGGCTATTCACGATTACGCGGAGATCTATACGCCGAGCAGGGAAGGAATGAATTGGGCTCAAAGCGCGCAAGGTCCCCGACCACCCACTCCACCCTTGCACCGATTTCCTAGTTGGGAAGCCAAGATATACCAG GTAGCGGATGGCGGGCTTGGCATCGGTCCACCGACGAACGAGGAATCCGCGCCTTCCACAATGACAAATACAACTAGCTCGTCGAAACATTCCCAAGCAACAGGACACAACTTGACTGCGCACAACTCCCAAGGCTATTGCGATATTTCAGTTCCAGTCTATGCAACGGTCAAGG GGCGAGCCAGTCAAATTAGGTCAATGCCCTTTGGTGACAGTTCCGATGACAGCTCGGACGGCGAAGAGCATCCCAATCAAACGGAAACCAACACGAGAATCACCAATAGCTCTTCAGACAACACGGACTCTTCGCTTGGCAGTGGAAGTAGTCCTTCGAAAAGCGTTAAAACCACCAGCAGCCTTAGTCCTGCCAAGAGAAGCTCCAGCGGCTCCCCTAGCAAAAGCGTGAAACGTG ACACCTCTCTGGAATCTGGCCTGTCGGAAGACTACGCGATACCTCCCGATGCTCTAAGCTCCACATCCTTCGAATCTAGTATGCCGAGTTTGCTAATGCGAGTCTCCGGCGAGAGCCCAAAACGACAAGAATCTTTAGAGAAGACCGGCCACCTTGCGAAACTCGGTGGTAAATTAAAGACCTGGAGAAAGAGATGGTTCGTGTTGAAAAACGGTGTGCTGACCTATTGGAAAAGTCAGAACGATGTCAATCGAAAACCTCAAGGCCAAATTGTATTGGATGAAGTGTGCAG GATAAACAGGGCGGAAGGTGCTGCCACGTTTGAGATAGCAACAGGGAAGAAAACGTATTATTTAACGGCAGACTGTATCGCAACGATGGAAGACTGGATAAGGGTTTTACAAAACGTACAAAGGCGGAACGCGACGAAACTTTTGCTCAGTAAGGAAGATAATAAGCCTACGATACAGGGATGGCTGACGAAAGTGAAAAACGGGCACGCTAAGAAGTGCTGGTGCGTCCTCATCGGAAAAATGTTCCTTTACTTTAAGTGCCCTAACGATACG aATCCTATTGGACAAATAAATATGAGAGACGCTAGAGTAGAAGAAGTCGAGCACGTGTCCGACAGCGACAGCGAAGAAAGAGACGCCGAGGGTCCTCACGAAAGAACGATCGGTATTTTTCCTACTCATCAAGGCCCTACGTACTTGCTGATGCCTCATAAACAAGATAAAGACAATTGGCTGTACCATCTGACGGTGGTATCTGGAGGCGGACCTAGTGCTGGAACTCAGTACGAGCAGCTAGTACAAAGATTAATGGAAACCGATGGAGATCCTAGTTGTGTCCTCTGGAGACACCCGTTGTTGCTCCACACGAAAGAGAACATCACTAGCCCACTGACCAGCTTGACATCCGAAGCCTTGCAGACCGAGGCTATCAAGCTTTTCAAG GCTTGTCAATTGTTCATGTCGGTGGCAGTGGAGCAAGCAGGCATAGACTACCATGTGGTATTAGCGCAAAACGCATTGCAACAATGCATAGACCAGCCTGAATTACAATCTGAATTCATATGTGCATTGGTAAAGCAGACAAGTCGTCATACTCAACATCGTTTGGGCGTACAGGTAAAAAAGGCCGCCAGACTTGTGTCGCTGGGTACTGCGCGCGTT CAGCTCCTTCTCTGCGCCACGCAATCGCTGTTCACCTGCGATACGCAAAGTCCCGCGGCAAATGGCAGCGGTGAAAATGCGGACGCACAGTCGACGGCCTCCACTTCTCACAGTCCTCCGCTCATGCAGGGCCACTCGACGTCAACGATTTTGGACTGCAAAACTAATCCCGCCCAGTACGTTCTTATCCAGGGATGGCAGCTGCTCGCGCTCGCTGTTTCTCTATTCCTACCAAGAAACAATCGGCTACTCTGGTACCTGAAGTTACACTTGCAAAGAAACGCTGATACTAA GACGGAGTGCGGCAAATACGCAGCCTATTGCGAAAGAGCGTTGGAAAGGACATTACAAAACGGCGGAAGGGAGGTGAAGCCCTCGAGAATGGAGGTCCTATCGATATTAATGAAAAATCCCTACCATCATTCCCTGCCGCATGCAATACCGGTTCACTTCTTGAATGGGACGTATCAGGTTGTAAGCTTCGATGGCAGCACAACGATAGAAGAATTTCTGAATACCCTGAACCAGGAAATCGGTTGCCGTGATGTTCATCAATCGGGTTTCACGTTATTCAGTGACGATCCCATCGAGAAGGATCTTGAACATTTCATCGATCTTCAAGCAAAA CTTTGTGATATAATCTCCAAATGGGAAACCGCATTAAGAGAGAAGGGCTCAGGAAAATTCGAGAATACCAGGGTGATACAATTAACGTACAAATCGCGATGTTATTGGAGACAGGCAGCTAAGATGGAAACCGACAGAGAAAGGCTTCTTCTGTGTTACCAAATAAATCAGCAAGTCGTACAAGGCAAATTTCCGGTCAATCGAGAACTTGCATTTGAACTTGCGTCGTTAATGGCACAG ATCGATTTTGGTGAATATAACAACGATAAAGCTCGAGGCAGCGgcccaggatgcaatcctcatCATTTGGTGCTTCAAGCTTTAGATAAATTTTATCCCATACGATATCGAACAAACATCACTGCCGAGCAATTAAG AGAACTGCAAGAAAAACTTCAAGAAAAGTGGATCGCGTTAAAAGGTCGTAGCGTATTAGACTGTGTTCGCATATATCTAACTTGTACCAGGAAGTGGCCTTTCTTTGGAGCTACACTCTATCAAGCAAAG TTGAAGCAAGCTGAGCCGATAACCGTATGGATAGCCGTTTCCGAAGATAGTGTTACTCTTCTAGAATTACAAACGATGGCAGTGATGTGTCGTTATAATTATGCGAACATAGTTACATTCGGAGGATGTTTGGATGATTTTATGCTGGTCGCTTGCCCTGACGAAGGAGCAGCTGAACAAAAACTTTTATTTGCTCTATCAAAACCTAAG ATTCTAGAGATAACATTGTTGATTGCCGATTACATGAACGCCTTGGGACATACTTTACCTGGCACGCCACAGATGAACACATTAACTCGTAATGGGTCTCACAGATCCATCAAATCGACCCTAAGACCTACAACGG GTTCAGGCTGTCTTCCAACGCAACCAGATATTTTAAAGTCGACGCCAGACCACCAAAGACCTTAA
- the LOC126925150 gene encoding N-alpha-acetyltransferase 20 isoform X2, protein MTTLRPFTCNDLFKFNNVNLDPLTETKFKVMGKAEGQGENWHGHITALTVSPNYRRLGLAAMLIEFLEKVSEKKQAYFVDLFVRVSNKVAIKMYQQLGYIVYRTVLEYYTGNPDEDAFDMRKALSRDVKKKSVIPLTHPVRPEEID, encoded by the exons ATGACGACTCTTAGGCCTTTCACATGCAacgatttatttaaatttaacaatGT aaatttagaTCCACTTACGGAGACA aaatttaaaGTTATGGGAAAGGCAGAAGGGCAAGGAGAGAACTGGCATGGTCATATAACAGCTCTTACAGTTTCACCTAATTATAGGAGATTAGGTTTGGCTGCAATGTTAATAGAATTTTTAGAGAAGGTTTCAGAAAA GAAGCAAGCATATTTTGTAGATCTCTTTGTAAGAGTTAGTAATAAGGTGGCAATCAAAATGTATCAACAGTTAGGATATATTGTTTATAGGACTGTTTTAGAATATTATACTGGAAACCCAGATGAAGATGCTTTTG ACATGAGAAAGGCACTTTCAAGAGATGTAAAGAAAAAATCAGTAATACCATTAACTCATCCTGTAAGACCTGAAGAAATAGACTGA
- the LOC126925051 gene encoding acyl-CoA:lysophosphatidylglycerol acyltransferase 1-like: MTDFSSFSTFTRVINKVLNFVKCTIRTSFVILNNIYCIPTYVVWMTLLFPVKVYQPQVYWRIEGLFFHWLLAMVSTWTWSAGYDIIEQGDDIQEIISERTLVIANHQSTGDVPILMTTFNAKPNVLPNLMWIMDRIFKFTNFGIVSILHQDFFIVSGRKQREGSLKKLEKHLKETYIPLNRKWMVLFPEGGFLCKRRETSQKYAKKNNLPILENVTLPRVGAMQTIFDTIGPSQENNTAEQQLNSRPNMTAAKPQINWILDITIAYPQGKPLDLPTIITGSRPPCETVLFYRVFPSSVVPREPELLSKWLYDRWVEKESLLENFYKYGSFLGTQAPVNEGSKIHQDPLRFLVLHLFFITSSYIHYNMFTYVLSCFW, from the exons tctactTTTACGAG GGTAATCAATAAagtattaaattttgtaaaatgtacTATTAGAACCAGTTTTGTGATACTCAACAATATTTATTGTATACCAACATATGTAGTATGGATGACATTATTGTTCCCTGTAAAAGTTTATCAACCACAAGTATATTGGAGAATCGAAGGATTATTTTTCCATTGGTTATTAGCAATGGTATCTACGTGGACTTGGTCTGCAGGTTATGATA TAATAGAACAAGGTGACGATATACAAGAAATTATTAGTGAAAGAACATTAGTAATAGCAAATCATCAAAGTACTGGTGATGTTCCTATACTCATGACAACATTTAATGCTAAGCCAAATGTATTACCTAATCTAATGTGGATTATGGATAGGATTTTTAAATTTACTAACTTTGGTATAGTTTCTATTTTACACCAGGACTTCTTCATTGTATCT GGTCGAAAACAAAGGGAAGGGAGTTTAAAAAAGCTAGAAAAGCATTTAAAAGAAACATATATTCCATTGAACAGAAAATGGATGGTTCTCTTCCCAGAAGGAGGTTTTTTATGTAAAAGACGAGAGACATCACAAAAATATGCTAAAAAGAATAATTTGCCAATTCTTGAAAATGTAACGTTACCGCGGGTAGGAGCAATGCAAACTATATTTGATACGATTGGTCCATCACAAGAAAATAATACAGCAGAACAACAATTGAACAGTAGGCcaa ATATGACGGCAGCTAAACCACAAATCAATTGGATTCTAGATATAACGATAGCATATCCTCAAGGTAAACCACTTGACTTACCAACAATTATTACTGGTTCACGACCACCATGTGAAACAGTATTATTTTACCGAGTTTTTCCTAGCTCAGTG GTCCCACGAGAACCCGAATTATTGTCTAAATGGTTATATGATAGATGGGTTGAAAAAGAATCACTTTTGGAAAACTTTTACAAGTATGGATCATTTCTTGGCACTCAAGCACCTGTCAATGAAGGTTCTAAAATCCATCAGGATCCATTGAGATTCCTAGTccttcatttattttttataacatctagttatatacattataatatGTTTACGTATGTACTATCTTGCTTCTGGTAA
- the LOC126925150 gene encoding N-alpha-acetyltransferase 20 isoform X1, whose product MTTLRPFTCNDLFKFNNVNLDPLTETYGLSFYTHYLAHWPEYFQVAESPSGEIMGYIMGKAEGQGENWHGHITALTVSPNYRRLGLAAMLIEFLEKVSEKKQAYFVDLFVRVSNKVAIKMYQQLGYIVYRTVLEYYTGNPDEDAFDMRKALSRDVKKKSVIPLTHPVRPEEID is encoded by the exons ATGACGACTCTTAGGCCTTTCACATGCAacgatttatttaaatttaacaatGT aaatttagaTCCACTTACGGAGACA TATGGACTTTCTTTTTATACACACTATCTAGCACATTGGCCAgagtattttcaagtagctgaATCGCCAAGTGGAGAAATTATGGGTTATA TTATGGGAAAGGCAGAAGGGCAAGGAGAGAACTGGCATGGTCATATAACAGCTCTTACAGTTTCACCTAATTATAGGAGATTAGGTTTGGCTGCAATGTTAATAGAATTTTTAGAGAAGGTTTCAGAAAA GAAGCAAGCATATTTTGTAGATCTCTTTGTAAGAGTTAGTAATAAGGTGGCAATCAAAATGTATCAACAGTTAGGATATATTGTTTATAGGACTGTTTTAGAATATTATACTGGAAACCCAGATGAAGATGCTTTTG ACATGAGAAAGGCACTTTCAAGAGATGTAAAGAAAAAATCAGTAATACCATTAACTCATCCTGTAAGACCTGAAGAAATAGACTGA
- the LOC126924785 gene encoding uncharacterized protein CG43867 isoform X9, translating into MMEERLVKGEYCLSTSGVGSPPHSLPSTSGTQNDKIEDVHCACISKLETQVEEQRQLRLQDARQVEAKAARIKEWVTNKLRELEQQNQHLREQNNKCNQQLELLRNHITNIGLKPPAPTRASLSLEVDPTLRRRSESLEGTPQTVPESVQSAVAEPQAGTKHRRHLSACGTIQRGITTTNMDSSLLSEELAAAVENLVMLPNIPGVSETSRDSGSSEAIHDYAEIYTPSREGMNWAQSAQGPRPPTPPLHRFPSWEAKIYQVADGGLGIGPPTNEESAPSTMTNTTSSSKHSQATGHNLTAHNSQGYCDISVPVYATVKGRASQIRSMPFGDSSDDSSDGEEHPNQTETNTRITNSSSDNTDSSLGSGSSPSKSVKTTSSLSPAKRSSSGSPSKSVKRDTSLESGLSEDYAIPPDALSSTSFESSMPSLLMRVSGESPKRQESLEKTGHLAKLGGKLKTWRKRWFVLKNGVLTYWKSQNDVNRKPQGQIVLDEVCRINRAEGAATFEIATGKKTYYLTADCIATMEDWIRVLQNVQRRNATKLLLSKEDNKPTIQGWLTKVKNGHAKKCWCVLIGKMFLYFKCPNDTNPIGQINMRDARVEEVEHVSDSDSEERDAEGPHERTIGIFPTHQGPTYLLMPHKQDKDNWLYHLTVVSGGGPSAGTQYEQLVQRLMETDGDPSCVLWRHPLLLHTKENITSPLTSLTSEALQTEAIKLFKACQLFMSVAVEQAGIDYHVVLAQNALQQCIDQPELQSEFICALVKQTSRHTQHRLGVQVKKAARLVSLGTARVQLLLCATQSLFTCDTQSPAANGSGENADAQSTASTSHSPPLMQGHSTSTILDCKTNPAQYVLIQGWQLLALAVSLFLPRNNRLLWYLKLHLQRNADTKTECGKYAAYCERALERTLQNGGREVKPSRMEVLSILMKNPYHHSLPHAIPVHFLNGTYQVVSFDGSTTIEEFLNTLNQEIGCRDVHQSGFTLFSDDPIEKDLEHFIDLQAKLCDIISKWETALREKGSGKFENTRVIQLTYKSRCYWRQAAKMETDRERLLLCYQINQQVVQGKFPVNRELAFELASLMAQIDFGEYNNDKARGSGPGCNPHHLVLQALDKFYPIRYRTNITAEQLRELQEKLQEKWIALKGRSVLDCVRIYLTCTRKWPFFGATLYQAKLKQAEPITVWIAVSEDSVTLLELQTMAVMCRYNYANIVTFGGCLDDFMLVACPDEGAAEQKLLFALSKPKILEITLLIADYMNALGHTLPGTPQMNTLTRNGSHRSIKSTLRPTTGSGCLPTQPDILKSTPDHQRP; encoded by the exons ATGATGGAGGAGCGGCTAGTGAAGGGTGAATACTGCTTGAGCACATCCGGCGTTGGTTCTCCACCGCATTCGCTGCCGTCTACTTCCGGTACGCAGAATGACAAGATCGAGGATGTACATTGTGCCTGCATCTCGAAGCTAGAAACACAGGTCGAGGAACAG AGGCAGTTGCGGCTTCAAGACGCGAGGCAGGTCGAGGCGAAAGCCGCGAGAATAAAGGAATGGGTGACCAATAAGTTGAGGGAACTGGAACAGCAAAACCAACACCTAAGGGAACAGAACAACAAGTGCAATCAGCAGTTGGAGCTATTGAGAAATCACATAACCAATATCGGCCTGAAACCACCT GCACCCACAAGGGCATCCTTATCTCTGGAAGTTGACCCCACGTTACGCAGACGATCGGAAAGCTTGGAGGGAACACCGCAGACGGTACCGGAAAGCGTGCAAAGCGCCGTAGCGGAACCACAAGCTGGTACAAAGCACCGAAGACACCTGTCCGCCTGTGGAACTATACAACGAGGGATCACGACCACCAACATGGATTCAAG CTTGCTATCGGAGGAGCTTGCTGCTGCGGTGGAAAACTTGGTGATGTTACCGAATATACCTGGAGTCTCGGAGACGAGCAGAGACAGCGGCAGCTCGGAGGCTATTCACGATTACGCGGAGATCTATACGCCGAGCAGGGAAGGAATGAATTGGGCTCAAAGCGCGCAAGGTCCCCGACCACCCACTCCACCCTTGCACCGATTTCCTAGTTGGGAAGCCAAGATATACCAG GTAGCGGATGGCGGGCTTGGCATCGGTCCACCGACGAACGAGGAATCCGCGCCTTCCACAATGACAAATACAACTAGCTCGTCGAAACATTCCCAAGCAACAGGACACAACTTGACTGCGCACAACTCCCAAGGCTATTGCGATATTTCAGTTCCAGTCTATGCAACGGTCAAGG GGCGAGCCAGTCAAATTAGGTCAATGCCCTTTGGTGACAGTTCCGATGACAGCTCGGACGGCGAAGAGCATCCCAATCAAACGGAAACCAACACGAGAATCACCAATAGCTCTTCAGACAACACGGACTCTTCGCTTGGCAGTGGAAGTAGTCCTTCGAAAAGCGTTAAAACCACCAGCAGCCTTAGTCCTGCCAAGAGAAGCTCCAGCGGCTCCCCTAGCAAAAGCGTGAAACGTG ACACCTCTCTGGAATCTGGCCTGTCGGAAGACTACGCGATACCTCCCGATGCTCTAAGCTCCACATCCTTCGAATCTAGTATGCCGAGTTTGCTAATGCGAGTCTCCGGCGAGAGCCCAAAACGACAAGAATCTTTAGAGAAGACCGGCCACCTTGCGAAACTCGGTGGTAAATTAAAGACCTGGAGAAAGAGATGGTTCGTGTTGAAAAACGGTGTGCTGACCTATTGGAAAAGTCAGAACGATGTCAATCGAAAACCTCAAGGCCAAATTGTATTGGATGAAGTGTGCAG GATAAACAGGGCGGAAGGTGCTGCCACGTTTGAGATAGCAACAGGGAAGAAAACGTATTATTTAACGGCAGACTGTATCGCAACGATGGAAGACTGGATAAGGGTTTTACAAAACGTACAAAGGCGGAACGCGACGAAACTTTTGCTCAGTAAGGAAGATAATAAGCCTACGATACAGGGATGGCTGACGAAAGTGAAAAACGGGCACGCTAAGAAGTGCTGGTGCGTCCTCATCGGAAAAATGTTCCTTTACTTTAAGTGCCCTAACGATACG aATCCTATTGGACAAATAAATATGAGAGACGCTAGAGTAGAAGAAGTCGAGCACGTGTCCGACAGCGACAGCGAAGAAAGAGACGCCGAGGGTCCTCACGAAAGAACGATCGGTATTTTTCCTACTCATCAAGGCCCTACGTACTTGCTGATGCCTCATAAACAAGATAAAGACAATTGGCTGTACCATCTGACGGTGGTATCTGGAGGCGGACCTAGTGCTGGAACTCAGTACGAGCAGCTAGTACAAAGATTAATGGAAACCGATGGAGATCCTAGTTGTGTCCTCTGGAGACACCCGTTGTTGCTCCACACGAAAGAGAACATCACTAGCCCACTGACCAGCTTGACATCCGAAGCCTTGCAGACCGAGGCTATCAAGCTTTTCAAG GCTTGTCAATTGTTCATGTCGGTGGCAGTGGAGCAAGCAGGCATAGACTACCATGTGGTATTAGCGCAAAACGCATTGCAACAATGCATAGACCAGCCTGAATTACAATCTGAATTCATATGTGCATTGGTAAAGCAGACAAGTCGTCATACTCAACATCGTTTGGGCGTACAGGTAAAAAAGGCCGCCAGACTTGTGTCGCTGGGTACTGCGCGCGTT CAGCTCCTTCTCTGCGCCACGCAATCGCTGTTCACCTGCGATACGCAAAGTCCCGCGGCAAATGGCAGCGGTGAAAATGCGGACGCACAGTCGACGGCCTCCACTTCTCACAGTCCTCCGCTCATGCAGGGCCACTCGACGTCAACGATTTTGGACTGCAAAACTAATCCCGCCCAGTACGTTCTTATCCAGGGATGGCAGCTGCTCGCGCTCGCTGTTTCTCTATTCCTACCAAGAAACAATCGGCTACTCTGGTACCTGAAGTTACACTTGCAAAGAAACGCTGATACTAA GACGGAGTGCGGCAAATACGCAGCCTATTGCGAAAGAGCGTTGGAAAGGACATTACAAAACGGCGGAAGGGAGGTGAAGCCCTCGAGAATGGAGGTCCTATCGATATTAATGAAAAATCCCTACCATCATTCCCTGCCGCATGCAATACCGGTTCACTTCTTGAATGGGACGTATCAGGTTGTAAGCTTCGATGGCAGCACAACGATAGAAGAATTTCTGAATACCCTGAACCAGGAAATCGGTTGCCGTGATGTTCATCAATCGGGTTTCACGTTATTCAGTGACGATCCCATCGAGAAGGATCTTGAACATTTCATCGATCTTCAAGCAAAA CTTTGTGATATAATCTCCAAATGGGAAACCGCATTAAGAGAGAAGGGCTCAGGAAAATTCGAGAATACCAGGGTGATACAATTAACGTACAAATCGCGATGTTATTGGAGACAGGCAGCTAAGATGGAAACCGACAGAGAAAGGCTTCTTCTGTGTTACCAAATAAATCAGCAAGTCGTACAAGGCAAATTTCCGGTCAATCGAGAACTTGCATTTGAACTTGCGTCGTTAATGGCACAG ATCGATTTTGGTGAATATAACAACGATAAAGCTCGAGGCAGCGgcccaggatgcaatcctcatCATTTGGTGCTTCAAGCTTTAGATAAATTTTATCCCATACGATATCGAACAAACATCACTGCCGAGCAATTAAG AGAACTGCAAGAAAAACTTCAAGAAAAGTGGATCGCGTTAAAAGGTCGTAGCGTATTAGACTGTGTTCGCATATATCTAACTTGTACCAGGAAGTGGCCTTTCTTTGGAGCTACACTCTATCAAGCAAAG TTGAAGCAAGCTGAGCCGATAACCGTATGGATAGCCGTTTCCGAAGATAGTGTTACTCTTCTAGAATTACAAACGATGGCAGTGATGTGTCGTTATAATTATGCGAACATAGTTACATTCGGAGGATGTTTGGATGATTTTATGCTGGTCGCTTGCCCTGACGAAGGAGCAGCTGAACAAAAACTTTTATTTGCTCTATCAAAACCTAAG ATTCTAGAGATAACATTGTTGATTGCCGATTACATGAACGCCTTGGGACATACTTTACCTGGCACGCCACAGATGAACACATTAACTCGTAATGGGTCTCACAGATCCATCAAATCGACCCTAAGACCTACAACGG GTTCAGGCTGTCTTCCAACGCAACCAGATATTTTAAAGTCGACGCCAGACCACCAAAGACCTTAA